Proteins from a genomic interval of Phenylobacterium sp. LH3H17:
- a CDS encoding sigma-54 dependent transcriptional regulator — protein sequence MAADVLVVDDEADIRELVAGILSDEGYGVRTATDSESALAAIKSRKPALLILDIWMQGGGMDGLELLDMVKALDPDLPVIMISGHGNIETAVSAIKRGAYEFLEKPFKSDRLLLCVERALETSGLRRENRRLRTQAIQPEGLIGRSVAAQQLRGLIAKLASANSRVLIAGPPGAGKETVARLIHNASPRAKGEFVVISAAGMTPERMDVELFGEEGAGGRPAKIGVFENAHGGTLYLDEVADMPRETQSRILRVLVEQRFRRVGGDSDVQVDVRVVSSTSRDLREEIAGGRFREDLFHRLNVVPVTVPGLSERREDIPELVDYFIQRICEASGMARRRLADDALATLQVKAWPGNLRQLRNNVERMLILASGDPSEAISADMLPGDATPSDQPSTLGAERIIALPLREAREVFEREYLNAQMMRFSGNISRTAAFIGMERSALHRKLKSLGLSGARPVEEEDA from the coding sequence ATGGCGGCTGATGTTCTGGTAGTCGACGACGAGGCGGACATCCGCGAACTGGTGGCCGGCATCCTGTCCGACGAAGGCTATGGCGTCCGGACGGCGACCGACTCCGAGAGCGCGCTGGCGGCGATCAAGTCGCGCAAGCCGGCCCTGCTGATCCTCGACATCTGGATGCAGGGCGGGGGCATGGATGGGCTGGAGCTGCTCGACATGGTCAAGGCGCTGGACCCTGACCTGCCGGTGATCATGATCTCGGGCCACGGCAATATCGAGACCGCGGTCAGCGCCATCAAGCGCGGGGCCTATGAGTTCCTGGAGAAGCCCTTCAAGTCCGACCGGCTGCTGCTCTGCGTCGAGCGGGCCCTGGAGACCAGCGGCCTCAGGCGCGAGAACCGTCGGCTGCGCACCCAGGCGATCCAGCCGGAGGGCCTGATCGGCCGCTCGGTGGCCGCCCAGCAGCTTCGCGGCCTGATCGCCAAGCTGGCCTCGGCCAACAGCCGGGTGCTGATCGCCGGTCCGCCCGGGGCGGGCAAGGAGACGGTGGCGCGGCTGATCCACAACGCCAGCCCCCGCGCCAAGGGCGAGTTCGTGGTGATCAGCGCCGCGGGCATGACGCCCGAGCGGATGGACGTGGAGCTGTTCGGCGAGGAGGGCGCCGGCGGCCGTCCCGCCAAGATCGGGGTGTTCGAGAACGCCCACGGCGGCACCCTCTATCTGGACGAAGTGGCCGACATGCCGCGCGAAACCCAGAGCCGGATCCTGCGGGTCCTGGTCGAGCAGCGCTTCCGCCGGGTGGGCGGCGACAGCGACGTTCAGGTCGACGTCCGGGTGGTCTCCTCGACCTCCCGCGACCTGCGAGAGGAGATCGCCGGCGGCCGGTTCCGGGAGGACCTGTTCCATCGCCTGAACGTGGTGCCGGTGACGGTGCCTGGCCTGTCGGAGCGCCGCGAGGACATCCCCGAGCTGGTCGACTACTTCATCCAGCGGATCTGCGAGGCCAGCGGCATGGCCCGTCGGCGGCTGGCCGACGACGCCCTGGCCACCCTGCAGGTCAAGGCCTGGCCGGGGAACCTGCGCCAGCTGCGCAACAACGTCGAGCGCATGCTCATCCTGGCCTCGGGCGATCCGTCGGAGGCGATCAGCGCCGACATGCTGCCCGGCGACGCCACCCCCAGCGACCAGCCGAGCACGCTGGGCGCCGAGCGGATCATCGCCCTTCCGCTGCGCGAGGCCCGTGAGGTGTTCGAGCGCGAGTACCTGAACGCCCAGATGATGCGGTTCTCGGGCAATATCTCGCGGACGGCGGCCTTCATCGGCATGGAACGCTCGGCCCTGCACCGTAAATTGAAGTCGCTTGGCCTGTCGGGCGCGCGGCCTGTCGAAGAGGAAGACGCGTGA
- a CDS encoding PAS domain-containing sensor histidine kinase has product MAFLVQDGGAEATPSARLWRTLQSRYVLGGGYALAALLTAVAILLAASPPETGPLEPASKNILAILGFNLVLILALAAQVGVRLAALLRARSEDAGARLHLRFVTLFALAAVAPAVVVALFYGVLVNRGVENWFSERVQTVMENSATVARSYVEDQKRYVGDHVSLMAVDLNRAAPALQASPVTFSHFLAYQASYHAFPAAYLIDRQGRILARAEAVDAPRFVTPPEPSFKAADEGDIFVTTDLTRALYKLSAYPDGYLYVTRPVQKGIVNHLQEADRSLAAYREAAESRSRIQTVFALAYMETAMLVLVGAVWLGLGAANAISAPVGRLVQAAGRVAGGDLNARVDADNDPEEIAVLSRAFNSMTHDLQAQQAALKAAGDEAEQRRMFIETVLAEVSAGVIGLDTEGRISAANRQAKVLLDLSDGGVRGRRLSEVAPEFALIAENALIAGEAEEEVDVARDRETRRLRVRASRSEGGLVLTFDDITRLVSAQRNAAWRDVARRIAHEIKNPLTPIQLSAERLRRKFRGGVAPEDLEVFDRCTDTIVRQVDGIGRMVDEFSSFARMPAPKFAEQDAVELLRAAVFAQRVASPDIDVEMIEPAPEVTLLADGRMLSQALTNLLKNAAEAVSARMATAHDLRGHVTAQLLSSEQGVEIVVEDNGVGLPAKDRDRLTEPYVTTREKGTGLGLAIVKRILEDHGGELILTDALSGQGARAVLKFPTTARVKTPAAPTSAQGVGVT; this is encoded by the coding sequence ATGGCGTTTCTGGTCCAAGACGGCGGTGCTGAGGCGACCCCGTCCGCAAGGCTCTGGCGGACGCTGCAATCGCGCTATGTGCTGGGCGGCGGCTACGCCCTGGCCGCCCTGTTGACGGCGGTGGCCATCCTGCTGGCCGCCTCGCCGCCCGAGACCGGCCCCCTGGAGCCGGCGTCCAAGAACATCCTGGCGATCCTGGGCTTCAACCTGGTGCTGATCCTGGCCCTGGCCGCCCAGGTCGGGGTCCGGCTGGCGGCCTTGCTGCGGGCCCGATCGGAAGACGCCGGCGCGCGCCTGCATCTGCGGTTCGTGACCCTGTTCGCCCTGGCCGCCGTGGCCCCGGCCGTGGTGGTGGCCCTGTTCTACGGCGTGCTGGTCAATCGCGGGGTGGAGAACTGGTTTTCCGAGCGCGTCCAGACGGTGATGGAGAATTCCGCCACGGTCGCCCGCTCCTATGTCGAGGACCAGAAGCGCTATGTGGGCGACCACGTCTCGCTGATGGCGGTGGACCTGAACCGGGCTGCGCCGGCCCTGCAGGCCAGCCCCGTCACCTTCAGCCACTTCCTGGCCTACCAGGCCTCGTACCACGCCTTTCCGGCCGCCTATCTGATCGACCGGCAGGGCCGAATCCTGGCCCGCGCCGAGGCGGTGGACGCGCCGAGGTTCGTGACCCCGCCGGAACCGAGTTTCAAGGCCGCCGACGAGGGCGACATCTTCGTCACCACGGACCTGACGCGGGCGCTCTATAAGCTGTCGGCCTATCCCGACGGCTACCTCTATGTGACCCGGCCCGTACAGAAGGGCATCGTCAATCACCTGCAGGAGGCCGACCGCTCGCTGGCCGCCTATCGCGAGGCCGCTGAGAGCCGGTCTCGGATCCAGACGGTGTTCGCGCTCGCCTACATGGAGACGGCCATGCTGGTCCTGGTGGGCGCGGTCTGGCTGGGCCTGGGCGCGGCCAACGCCATCTCCGCCCCGGTCGGGCGGCTGGTGCAGGCCGCGGGGCGGGTGGCCGGAGGCGACCTCAACGCCCGCGTCGACGCCGACAACGACCCCGAGGAGATCGCGGTCCTGTCGCGGGCCTTCAACAGCATGACCCATGACCTGCAGGCCCAGCAGGCGGCGCTCAAGGCGGCGGGCGACGAGGCCGAGCAGCGGCGGATGTTCATCGAGACCGTGCTGGCCGAGGTCTCGGCCGGGGTCATCGGCCTGGACACCGAGGGCCGCATCTCCGCGGCCAACCGGCAGGCCAAGGTGCTGCTCGACCTCAGCGACGGCGGGGTGCGCGGGCGGCGGCTGAGCGAGGTGGCGCCCGAGTTCGCCCTGATCGCCGAGAACGCCCTCATCGCCGGCGAGGCCGAGGAAGAGGTCGATGTCGCCCGCGACCGCGAGACGCGGCGCCTGAGGGTCCGGGCCAGCCGCTCCGAGGGCGGCCTGGTGCTCACCTTCGACGACATCACCCGCCTGGTCTCTGCCCAGCGCAACGCCGCCTGGCGCGACGTGGCCCGCCGCATCGCCCACGAGATCAAGAACCCGCTGACGCCGATCCAGCTGTCGGCCGAGCGGCTGCGCCGGAAGTTCCGCGGCGGGGTCGCGCCCGAGGACCTTGAGGTCTTCGACCGCTGCACCGACACCATCGTACGCCAGGTGGACGGCATCGGCCGGATGGTCGACGAGTTCTCGTCCTTCGCCCGCATGCCCGCGCCCAAGTTCGCCGAGCAGGACGCCGTGGAGCTGTTGCGGGCCGCGGTGTTCGCCCAGCGGGTCGCTAGCCCGGACATCGACGTGGAAATGATCGAGCCTGCGCCGGAGGTCACGCTGCTGGCCGATGGGCGGATGCTGTCCCAGGCGCTGACCAACCTGCTGAAGAACGCCGCGGAGGCGGTGAGCGCCCGTATGGCGACCGCCCACGACCTCCGCGGACACGTCACAGCCCAGCTCCTGTCGAGCGAGCAGGGAGTGGAGATCGTCGTCGAGGACAATGGCGTAGGCCTGCCCGCCAAGGACCGCGACCGGCTGACCGAGCCCTATGTCACCACCCGTGAAAAGGGTACGGGGCTGGGCCTGGCCATCGTCAAGCGCATCCTGGAAGACCATGGCGGCGAACTGATACTGACCGACGCGCTCAGCGGCCAAGGCGCGCGCGCGGTTCTGAAATTCCCGACGACGGCGCGGGTGAAAACCCCCGCGGCCCCCACCTCGGCGCAAGGCGTAGGAGTGACCTGA
- a CDS encoding sigma 54-interacting transcriptional regulator, protein MNVAANANKKILIADDDASIRLVLSQAFSRLGYQVRATGNATTLLKWVSDGEGDLVVTDVVMPDENVFDVLPRIRKERPKLPVIVMSAQNTLLTAVNAAEVGAFEYISKPFDLDDMTSAARRALARPADSDASKAQARALRDERLPLIGRSGPMQDVYRTIARLVGADLTVLILGESGTGKELVARALHDMGRRKDGKFVVINLAAVPRERVEAELFGRDDGDYGKLVEADGGTLFLDEIGDMPLDAQTRLLRVIDGSEQTLNPRTGRRPNVRIIAATNRDLRGLIQQGLFREDLFFRLNVAPLRLPPLRDRTDDIPDLARAFLLRANREGLPSKTIDAAALERLKLHAWPGNVRELENLIRRICALYGEELISARIVERELADQQPVIPGHDGPVTLATLVERHLGGYFAEQPDGIPPVGLYDRVLEEIERPLIQLTLTATRGNQVRAAEILGLNRNTLRKKIQDLGVEMSRGRR, encoded by the coding sequence ATGAACGTCGCGGCCAACGCCAATAAGAAAATCCTGATCGCCGACGACGACGCCTCCATCCGACTGGTCCTTAGCCAGGCCTTCAGCCGCCTGGGCTACCAGGTTCGCGCCACGGGCAACGCCACGACCCTGCTGAAATGGGTCTCCGACGGGGAGGGGGACCTGGTCGTCACCGACGTGGTCATGCCCGACGAGAACGTGTTCGACGTCCTGCCGCGCATCCGCAAGGAGCGGCCGAAGCTGCCGGTCATCGTGATGAGCGCCCAGAACACCCTGCTGACGGCGGTCAACGCCGCCGAGGTGGGCGCCTTCGAATACATCTCCAAGCCCTTCGACCTGGACGACATGACCTCGGCGGCGCGCCGGGCCCTGGCGCGGCCAGCCGACTCCGACGCCTCCAAGGCCCAGGCCCGCGCCCTGCGCGACGAGCGCCTGCCGCTGATCGGCCGCTCGGGCCCCATGCAGGACGTCTATCGCACCATCGCCCGCCTGGTGGGGGCCGACCTCACCGTCCTGATCCTGGGGGAGAGCGGCACCGGCAAGGAGCTGGTCGCCCGGGCCCTGCACGACATGGGCCGGCGCAAGGACGGCAAGTTCGTGGTCATCAACCTGGCCGCCGTGCCGCGAGAACGGGTCGAGGCCGAGCTGTTCGGCCGGGACGACGGCGACTACGGCAAGCTGGTGGAGGCCGACGGCGGCACGCTGTTCCTGGACGAGATCGGCGACATGCCGCTGGACGCCCAGACCCGCCTGCTGCGGGTGATCGACGGATCGGAGCAGACTCTGAACCCCCGGACGGGCCGGCGGCCCAATGTGCGGATCATCGCGGCCACCAACCGCGACCTGCGCGGGCTGATCCAGCAGGGGCTGTTCCGCGAGGACCTGTTCTTCCGCCTGAACGTGGCGCCCTTGCGCCTGCCGCCGCTGCGGGACCGCACCGACGACATCCCGGACCTGGCGCGGGCCTTCCTGCTGCGGGCCAACCGCGAGGGCCTGCCGTCCAAGACCATCGACGCCGCGGCCCTGGAACGCCTGAAGCTGCACGCCTGGCCGGGCAATGTCCGCGAGCTGGAGAACCTGATCCGCCGCATCTGCGCGCTCTATGGCGAGGAGCTGATCAGCGCCCGAATCGTGGAGCGTGAACTCGCCGACCAGCAGCCGGTGATTCCGGGCCACGACGGGCCGGTGACCCTGGCGACCCTGGTGGAGCGCCACCTGGGCGGCTATTTCGCCGAACAGCCCGACGGCATCCCGCCCGTCGGCCTCTATGACCGGGTGCTAGAGGAGATCGAGCGCCCGCTGATCCAGCTCACCCTGACGGCGACCCGGGGCAACCAGGTCCGCGCCGCCGAGATCCTGGGCCTCAACCGCAACACCCTGCGCAAGAAGATCCAGGACCTTGGCGTGGAGATGAGCCGCGGGCGGCGGTAG
- a CDS encoding D-amino-acid transaminase yields MGRYAYVNGAFVRHGDACVHIEDRGYQLADAVYEVWALFDGKLADPEGHFARLERSLGELKIAMPMSRAALTIVLREAVRRNRVREGLLYLQVGRGVAPRNHAFPDGEVPPSVVITVSAIDRAATEAKAAKGVAVITTPENRWGRCDIKTVGLLPNAMAKQAAKERGAVEAWFVDELGFVTEGASSNAWIVDGEGRLRTRDTNANILRGVTRFTLLDVLREEGMEVDERPFTPAEAKAAKEAFITGAGALVLPVIKVDDHPVGNGAVGPIAMKLRRLYIERARATAI; encoded by the coding sequence ATGGGGCGCTATGCCTATGTGAACGGGGCCTTCGTGCGCCACGGCGACGCCTGCGTCCACATCGAGGATCGGGGCTATCAGCTCGCCGACGCGGTCTATGAGGTCTGGGCCCTCTTCGACGGCAAGCTGGCCGACCCGGAGGGGCATTTCGCCCGGCTGGAGCGCAGCCTGGGCGAGTTGAAGATCGCCATGCCCATGAGCCGCGCGGCGCTCACCATCGTCCTGCGCGAGGCGGTGCGCCGCAACCGGGTGCGCGAAGGCCTGCTCTATCTGCAGGTCGGCCGCGGCGTCGCGCCGCGCAACCACGCCTTCCCGGACGGCGAGGTTCCGCCCAGCGTGGTGATCACGGTCTCCGCCATCGACCGCGCCGCCACCGAGGCCAAGGCCGCCAAGGGCGTGGCGGTGATCACCACGCCCGAGAACCGCTGGGGCCGGTGCGATATCAAGACCGTCGGCCTGCTGCCCAACGCCATGGCCAAGCAGGCGGCCAAGGAGCGCGGCGCGGTGGAGGCCTGGTTCGTCGACGAACTGGGTTTCGTCACCGAGGGCGCCTCGTCCAACGCCTGGATCGTCGACGGCGAGGGGCGGCTGCGCACGCGCGACACCAACGCCAACATCCTGCGCGGCGTGACCCGGTTCACCCTGCTGGACGTGCTGCGGGAGGAGGGGATGGAGGTCGACGAGCGGCCCTTCACCCCCGCCGAGGCCAAGGCGGCGAAGGAGGCCTTCATCACCGGCGCGGGCGCCCTGGTGCTGCCGGTGATCAAGGTCGACGACCATCCGGTGGGAAATGGCGCCGTCGGACCCATAGCGATGAAGCTCCGTCGCCTCTATATCGAGCGCGCGAGGGCGACAGCCATCTAA
- the hfq gene encoding RNA chaperone Hfq, protein MSNNEKKQNLQDTFLNSVRKSKTPLTIFLVNGVKLQGVVSWFDNFCVLLRRDGQSQLVYKHAISTIMPAQPVQLYEPAEDEAD, encoded by the coding sequence ATGTCGAACAACGAAAAGAAGCAAAACCTCCAGGACACGTTCCTGAACAGCGTCCGCAAATCCAAGACGCCCCTGACCATCTTCCTCGTGAACGGCGTCAAGCTGCAGGGGGTGGTGAGCTGGTTCGACAATTTCTGTGTGCTGCTGCGTCGCGACGGCCAGTCCCAGTTGGTCTATAAGCACGCCATCTCCACCATCATGCCGGCCCAACCCGTGCAACTGTACGAACCGGCGGAAGACGAAGCCGATTGA
- a CDS encoding 3-deoxy-7-phosphoheptulonate synthase produces MPHTTDDLRILDIKPLAPPVAVMAELPASPRAEQTVTRSRRAQHEILVGRDDRLIVVIGPCSIHDPVAAMDYARRLAEQRQRLAGDLEIVMRVYFEKPRTTVGWKGLINDPRLDGSFRIDEGLRLGRRLLCEINELGLPAGVEFLDVITPQYIADLVAWGAIGARTTESQIHREMASGLSCPVGFKNGTGGDLRIAVDAVKAASQPHHFLAVDKHGRSAIASTRGNEDSHVILRGGKVPNYDAAGVAAAAAEMIASGLAPRLIVDASHANSRKDPANQPAVVRDVAGQVAAGDSRIVGVMVESHLVAGRQDLVAGQALTYGQSITDGCIDWATSVEVLDDLAAAVRARRAHGLGVSTQALDEMA; encoded by the coding sequence ATGCCCCATACGACCGACGACCTTCGCATCCTCGACATCAAGCCGCTGGCCCCGCCGGTGGCGGTGATGGCCGAGCTGCCCGCAAGCCCGCGGGCCGAACAGACCGTGACCCGGTCGCGCCGCGCCCAGCACGAGATTCTGGTGGGCCGCGACGACCGGCTGATCGTGGTGATCGGCCCCTGCTCCATCCATGATCCGGTCGCGGCCATGGACTACGCCCGGCGGCTGGCCGAGCAGCGCCAGCGCCTGGCCGGCGATCTCGAGATCGTCATGCGGGTCTATTTCGAGAAGCCGCGCACCACGGTCGGCTGGAAGGGCCTGATCAACGATCCGCGCCTGGACGGCAGCTTCCGCATCGACGAAGGCCTGCGCCTGGGCCGCCGGCTCCTGTGCGAGATCAACGAACTGGGCCTGCCTGCCGGCGTCGAGTTCCTCGATGTGATCACCCCGCAATACATCGCCGACCTGGTGGCCTGGGGCGCCATCGGGGCGCGGACGACGGAGAGCCAGATCCATCGCGAGATGGCCTCCGGCCTCTCCTGCCCGGTCGGGTTCAAGAACGGCACCGGCGGCGACCTGCGCATCGCCGTCGATGCGGTGAAGGCGGCCAGCCAGCCGCACCACTTCCTGGCGGTCGACAAGCACGGCCGCTCGGCCATCGCCTCGACGCGCGGCAACGAGGACAGCCACGTGATCCTGCGCGGCGGCAAGGTCCCGAACTATGACGCCGCCGGGGTGGCCGCGGCCGCCGCCGAGATGATCGCCTCGGGCCTCGCCCCGCGCCTGATCGTCGACGCCAGCCACGCCAACAGCCGCAAGGACCCCGCCAACCAGCCCGCCGTCGTCCGCGACGTGGCGGGCCAGGTGGCCGCCGGCGACAGCCGGATCGTCGGCGTGATGGTCGAAAGCCACCTGGTGGCCGGCCGCCAGGACCTGGTCGCGGGCCAAGCCCTGACCTACGGCCAGAGCATCACCGACGGCTGCATCGACTGGGCGACCTCGGTGGAGGTGCTGGACGACCTCGCCGCGGCGGTCCGCGCGCGTCGCGCGCATGGCCTGGGCGTCAGCACACAGGCGTTGGACGAGATGGCGTAG